Proteins co-encoded in one Xanthomonas campestris pv. badrii genomic window:
- the cas6f gene encoding type I-F CRISPR-associated endoribonuclease Cas6/Csy4 produces the protein MDHYVDIQLRPDPELAPHQLLSGLYVRLHRMLAQHGRQDIGVSFPRYDLRKPTLGTHVRLHGLRASLDTVMALPWLQGMNDHLAVSDINAVPADAQHRQVTRVQAKSSPSRLRRRAMRRHGLDAEAALQRIPDSAAEQLQLPFVVLGSRSTGQPSFPLFIRQGPLSSTALPGSFNSYGLSQDATIPWF, from the coding sequence ATGGACCACTATGTGGATATCCAACTTCGCCCCGACCCGGAGCTTGCGCCGCATCAACTGCTCAGCGGCCTGTATGTCCGGCTGCACCGGATGCTCGCGCAGCATGGGCGGCAGGACATCGGCGTCAGCTTCCCCCGCTACGATTTGCGCAAGCCCACCCTGGGTACCCACGTGCGCTTGCATGGATTGCGTGCTTCGTTAGATACAGTGATGGCCCTGCCTTGGTTGCAAGGCATGAACGATCATCTGGCAGTATCGGACATCAACGCGGTGCCCGCTGACGCACAGCATCGACAAGTGACTCGGGTACAGGCCAAAAGCAGCCCGTCGCGCCTGCGCCGCCGGGCGATGCGGCGTCACGGACTGGATGCGGAAGCGGCGCTACAGCGCATCCCGGATTCGGCCGCCGAACAGCTGCAACTGCCCTTCGTGGTCCTGGGCAGCCGCAGCACGGGGCAACCGTCGTTCCCACTCTTCATCCGGCAGGGTCCACTGTCGTCTACCGCACTACCGGGCAGCTTCAACAGCTACGGCCTGAGCCAGGACGCCACCATCCCCTGGTTCTGA
- the csy3 gene encoding type I-F CRISPR-associated protein Csy3: protein MATELKTASVLAFERKLDPSDALLFSGSWAARAASADWQPVKLREKSVRGTISNRLKTKDQDPAKLDAAIENPNLQTVDVAALPLEADTLKVQFTLRVLGGTGMPSACNDADYRKKLAATVAGYVQQHGFDALAQRYAANLANGRFLWRNRIGAEQVEVQVAHLKNGTPAAQWTFQAHAHSLRSLQAPAAETADLAALSTLIASALAGTTHVLLQVTAFVRVGAGQEVFPSQELILDKGSSKKSKTLYHVGEGDNAVAAIHSQKIGNALRTIDTWYPEAEENGPIAVEPYGSVTTQGKAYRQPKAKLDFYNLLDGWVIKDKLPEQDQQHFVIATLIRGGVFGDAG from the coding sequence ATGGCAACCGAACTCAAGACCGCCTCTGTTCTCGCCTTCGAGCGCAAACTCGACCCGTCCGACGCATTGTTGTTTTCCGGCAGTTGGGCCGCGCGCGCAGCATCCGCTGATTGGCAACCCGTCAAGCTGCGCGAGAAATCCGTGCGCGGCACTATCTCCAACCGGCTCAAGACCAAGGACCAGGATCCGGCCAAGCTCGATGCGGCGATCGAGAACCCCAACCTTCAGACCGTGGACGTGGCCGCCTTGCCGCTGGAGGCCGACACGCTGAAGGTACAATTCACCTTGCGCGTGCTCGGTGGCACCGGCATGCCCTCGGCCTGCAACGATGCCGACTACCGCAAGAAACTTGCCGCCACGGTTGCCGGCTACGTGCAACAACACGGCTTCGACGCCCTCGCGCAGCGCTATGCGGCCAATCTCGCCAATGGACGCTTCCTCTGGCGTAATCGCATCGGCGCAGAACAGGTGGAAGTGCAGGTAGCGCACCTGAAGAACGGGACGCCCGCCGCGCAGTGGACGTTCCAGGCACACGCACACTCCTTGCGCAGCCTGCAGGCGCCAGCGGCCGAAACCGCGGATCTGGCCGCATTGTCCACCCTGATCGCCTCCGCTCTGGCGGGCACCACGCACGTGCTGTTGCAGGTCACCGCCTTCGTCCGCGTGGGCGCGGGCCAGGAGGTGTTCCCTTCCCAGGAGCTGATCCTGGACAAGGGCAGCAGCAAGAAGAGCAAGACCCTTTACCACGTCGGCGAGGGCGACAACGCGGTGGCCGCCATCCATTCGCAGAAGATCGGCAACGCGTTGCGCACCATCGACACCTGGTACCCGGAGGCGGAGGAGAATGGCCCGATTGCGGTCGAACCGTATGGCTCGGTCACCACGCAAGGCAAGGCCTACCGGCAGCCCAAGGCCAAGCTGGATTTCTACAATCTGCTCGACGGCTGGGTGATCAAGGACAAGCTGCCGGAACAGGACCAACAGCACTTCGTGATCGCTACGCTGATCCGGGGCGGCGTCTTCGGCGACGCGGGCTGA
- the csy2 gene encoding type I-F CRISPR-associated protein Csy2, with amino-acid sequence MNACPAFSHLLVLPRLQVHNANAVSSPLTHGFPSMTALLGAMWALQRKTHAAGLDLEFCAIGAVCHDHQEHVTQGGFVKAFHLTRNPVGKDGKTAAIVEEGRIHLELSLLLGVRSKRWMDDPHAPQGDTATVAELLSGMRIAGGSVRPPAQPSRHRYQPWTLNLTGTEDDRTAQFRKTRMRLLPGFALVERGDLLDTRAAELQAIDPAATRLDAWLSLSRINWRHHAGEHPKDDGAWNNDRSGRGWIVPIPVGYGALGDVHAAGSVANARDASTPFRFVESLYSLGQWISPHRLDTPQQLLWYASNSPDRGLYRCRNDFATAITVSEPHEDFNFALD; translated from the coding sequence ATGAACGCCTGTCCTGCTTTCAGTCATCTGCTGGTGTTGCCCCGCCTGCAGGTGCACAACGCCAACGCCGTTTCCAGCCCGCTGACGCATGGCTTTCCATCGATGACAGCGCTGCTGGGGGCGATGTGGGCGCTGCAACGCAAGACCCATGCCGCCGGGCTGGATCTGGAGTTCTGCGCGATTGGCGCCGTTTGCCACGACCATCAGGAACACGTGACGCAGGGCGGCTTCGTCAAGGCATTCCATCTGACGCGCAACCCGGTCGGCAAGGACGGCAAGACCGCTGCCATCGTCGAGGAAGGCCGTATCCATTTGGAATTGAGCCTGTTGCTTGGCGTGCGAAGCAAGCGCTGGATGGACGACCCGCATGCTCCCCAGGGCGACACGGCCACGGTGGCCGAATTGCTCTCCGGCATGCGCATCGCCGGCGGTAGCGTACGGCCACCGGCGCAGCCATCGCGGCACCGCTACCAGCCATGGACGCTGAACCTGACCGGCACCGAAGACGACCGTACCGCGCAATTCCGCAAGACGCGCATGCGGCTGCTGCCCGGTTTCGCGCTGGTGGAGCGCGGCGACCTGCTCGACACCCGTGCCGCCGAACTGCAGGCCATCGACCCCGCCGCCACCCGGCTCGATGCCTGGCTATCGCTGTCGCGCATCAATTGGCGCCACCACGCAGGCGAGCACCCGAAAGACGACGGCGCATGGAACAACGACCGCAGCGGACGCGGCTGGATCGTACCGATTCCGGTGGGCTACGGCGCGCTGGGCGATGTGCACGCGGCCGGCAGCGTGGCCAACGCGCGCGACGCCAGCACACCGTTCCGTTTCGTCGAAAGCCTGTATTCGCTCGGCCAGTGGATCAGTCCGCACCGCCTGGATACCCCGCAACAGCTGCTCTGGTACGCGAGCAACTCTCCGGACCGGGGGCTATACCGTTGCCGCAATGACTTTGCCACTGCAATAACCGTGTCCGAACCGCACGAAGATTTCAATTTCGCTCTCGACTGA
- the csy1 gene encoding type I-F CRISPR-associated protein Csy1 → MAELTERAEIFHAAISDFIEARRQAKLKDDEGEDTTGTASKYDYGTWLADAARRVGQIQAVTHVLKATHPDARGSSLHVPPGDLPRHAEIGSHLLGDDYAQDVVGNAAALDVFKFLKIEVEGRRLLDWMLAGDSDLRAALHADAEVADGWMQAFGTLVRSDPQPVSHAQAKQVYWLLGDQPTDETQYHLLQPMFSSTLAHAVHADIQDARFGETNKLARQAWRAREPHAGSYRDYRNLVARKLGGTKPQNISQLNSERGGVNYLLASLPPTWTQDRPRNLLKIGSAIDRLGYFNGVRAMVKQLSDFLLTEPPSNQQTRDTRERIEQELGAQLALFAAETHARFPPGWTRDADCQLPLYERLWLDPERAELPVRIDPQHPEWTQDDEAFNAAYSFGDWPDAVADHFANWVNAQLHAAGLTSVGDSEHRHWARQAIVDAAWPVPLQRRAHAGSHP, encoded by the coding sequence ATGGCAGAACTGACCGAAAGAGCAGAAATTTTCCACGCAGCCATCTCCGACTTCATCGAAGCACGACGGCAGGCCAAGCTGAAGGACGACGAAGGCGAAGACACCACCGGAACGGCGTCGAAATACGACTACGGGACCTGGCTGGCCGACGCCGCGCGCCGGGTGGGCCAGATCCAGGCCGTCACCCATGTGCTCAAGGCCACCCATCCCGATGCGCGCGGCAGCAGCCTGCACGTACCGCCCGGCGACCTGCCGCGGCATGCCGAGATCGGCAGCCACCTCCTGGGCGATGACTATGCGCAGGACGTGGTCGGCAATGCCGCCGCGCTGGATGTGTTCAAGTTCCTCAAGATCGAGGTCGAGGGACGACGGCTGCTGGACTGGATGCTGGCCGGCGACAGCGACCTGCGCGCCGCCCTGCATGCCGACGCCGAGGTCGCCGACGGCTGGATGCAGGCATTCGGCACGCTGGTGCGCAGCGATCCGCAACCGGTCTCGCACGCGCAGGCCAAGCAGGTCTATTGGCTACTCGGCGACCAGCCGACCGACGAGACGCAGTACCACCTGCTGCAACCGATGTTCTCCAGCACACTGGCGCATGCGGTGCACGCGGACATCCAGGATGCCCGCTTCGGCGAGACGAACAAGCTGGCGCGCCAAGCATGGCGCGCCAGGGAGCCGCATGCCGGCAGCTACCGCGATTACCGCAATCTGGTGGCACGCAAGCTCGGCGGCACCAAGCCGCAGAACATTTCCCAGCTCAACAGCGAGCGTGGCGGCGTGAACTATCTGCTGGCGTCGCTACCACCGACCTGGACGCAGGATCGGCCACGCAACCTGCTGAAGATCGGTTCGGCCATCGACCGGCTCGGCTATTTCAACGGCGTTCGCGCCATGGTGAAGCAGCTCTCCGATTTCCTGCTGACCGAACCGCCGTCCAACCAGCAGACGCGCGATACCCGTGAACGGATCGAGCAGGAACTTGGCGCGCAGCTGGCACTGTTCGCCGCCGAAACCCACGCCCGCTTCCCACCCGGCTGGACCCGCGATGCTGACTGCCAGCTTCCGCTGTACGAACGGCTATGGCTGGACCCGGAGCGAGCCGAACTGCCCGTTCGTATCGATCCACAACACCCCGAATGGACCCAGGACGATGAAGCCTTCAACGCTGCATACAGCTTCGGCGACTGGCCGGACGCGGTCGCCGATCACTTCGCCAATTGGGTCAATGCGCAGCTGCACGCAGCCGGGCTGACCAGCGTGGGCGACAGCGAACACCGCCACTGGGCCCGGCAGGCGATCGTCGACGCGGCATGGCCTGTGCCGCTGCAACGGCGCGCGCATGCGGGGAGTCACCCATGA
- the cas3f gene encoding type I-F CRISPR-associated helicase Cas3f, with protein MNILLISQCDKRALTETRRILDQFAERRGDRTWQTPITEAGLTTLRRLLRKTARKNSAVACHWIRGRDHSELLWIVGDARRFNAEGAVPTNTTTRNVLRREDENDWHTAEDIRLLAQLAALLHDMGKASIAFQARLCGQLQERNLYRHEWVSLRLFQAFVGNDDDARWLQRLADPDAYDEADWLADTRYQRDGVNAASHFPFRELPPIAAAVAWLVLTHHRLPVVPVIQDDGAQARLGKRARAFHSAWLETPLSLLAHDWNEIRQPADINRIQSYWTPAGTLPVMETKWRAQAARLAKRLLERRAGRADNWLDNPYVMHLARLSLMLADHHYSALPKGSPQRLQGDGRTQLYANTDYHGDLKQPLDEHLLGVARDAGLIAHALPGFERHLPRLANHRGLRKRSADPRFSWQDKAFDAAASLRETARDQGAFIVNMASTGCGKTLANARILYALADPQHGLRATYALGLRTLTLQTGRSFRTDLHLDEDELAIRVGGSASRALFAFYEHKAEAHGSASVQGLIEEDSHVLYEGVTTDHPLLSRALHDPEIGKLLSAPMLVCTVDHMVPATESLRAGRQIAPMLRLMSADLILDELDDYDLDDLPALTRLVHWAGMLGTRVVLSSATLPPSLVTGMYQAYRAGRQHYRRNRGEDGGRPDAALAVPCLWSDEFGVQVAACAGGSSFLDQHTQFVDKRATRLAKATPLRRGELLPLDLPPHLQDASLHAAFAAHVRDACLRLHGAHAEHDPVSGKRISFGLVRMANIDPLFGVAQALYAAGAPQDTQIHLCVYHARFPLVQRSAIEHQLDAAFDRRGDGKRVYGLPAIRALIDAHPQREQMFVVLASPVCEVGRDWDADWAVAEPSSMRSLIQLAGRVQRHRGITGDAPNVLIFDTNLRHFQVGSQDCRIYLRPGFEKEGTGKSAKRFQLTSPWLHDSLLADEYRTLTALPRIRPRPNAQWQPSSSFVDLEQARIATCMLKDLAADASSGLSAPLESDQAAVAWKYPQAALTGMLPQQQPFRHDSQPSTTLVFLPDEDEAPRLHRIEQSPGGRGTDLYVRIEQSQRREIVLTPAPGIGPWGSFDLASLLAEQAEYLDLSLDDCAKKLATVKVPANDQGWRYHPWLGFAKFKGG; from the coding sequence GTGAACATCCTGCTGATCTCGCAGTGCGACAAGCGTGCGCTGACCGAAACCCGGCGCATTCTCGATCAATTCGCCGAGCGGCGTGGTGACCGCACCTGGCAGACGCCGATCACCGAAGCCGGCCTGACGACATTGCGCAGACTGCTGCGCAAGACCGCGCGCAAGAACAGCGCCGTCGCCTGCCACTGGATCCGCGGCCGCGACCACTCCGAACTGCTGTGGATCGTGGGAGACGCCCGCCGCTTCAATGCCGAAGGCGCGGTGCCCACCAACACCACCACGCGCAACGTGCTGCGGCGCGAAGACGAAAACGACTGGCACACCGCCGAGGATATCCGCCTGCTCGCGCAACTGGCGGCCCTGCTGCACGACATGGGCAAGGCCAGCATCGCCTTCCAGGCACGGCTGTGCGGGCAGCTGCAGGAGCGCAACCTCTATCGCCACGAATGGGTATCGCTGCGCTTGTTTCAGGCCTTCGTCGGCAACGACGACGATGCACGGTGGCTGCAACGACTGGCCGACCCGGACGCTTACGACGAAGCCGACTGGTTGGCCGACACGCGCTACCAGCGCGACGGCGTCAACGCGGCGTCCCACTTTCCCTTCCGCGAGCTGCCACCGATTGCGGCGGCCGTGGCGTGGCTTGTGCTCACCCATCACCGGCTTCCGGTCGTACCGGTCATCCAGGACGACGGTGCGCAGGCCCGGCTGGGCAAGCGCGCGCGCGCCTTCCATTCCGCATGGCTGGAGACGCCGTTGTCGCTGCTGGCGCACGACTGGAACGAAATCCGTCAACCGGCCGACATCAACAGGATCCAGTCGTACTGGACACCCGCAGGCACACTCCCGGTGATGGAGACGAAGTGGCGCGCACAGGCCGCGCGCCTGGCCAAACGCCTGCTGGAACGACGTGCGGGCCGCGCGGACAACTGGCTCGACAATCCCTACGTCATGCATCTGGCCAGGCTCAGCCTGATGCTGGCCGACCACCATTATTCGGCTCTGCCCAAGGGCTCGCCGCAGCGCTTGCAGGGCGACGGCCGCACCCAGCTGTATGCCAATACCGACTACCACGGCGACCTGAAGCAACCGCTGGACGAGCACCTGCTCGGGGTCGCCCGCGATGCCGGCCTGATCGCCCATGCGCTGCCGGGCTTCGAACGCCATTTGCCAAGGCTGGCCAATCACCGTGGATTGCGCAAACGCAGCGCCGATCCACGCTTTTCCTGGCAGGACAAGGCATTCGATGCGGCCGCCTCGTTGCGCGAGACGGCGCGCGACCAGGGTGCCTTCATCGTCAACATGGCCTCGACCGGTTGCGGCAAGACGCTCGCCAACGCGCGCATCCTCTACGCCCTGGCCGATCCCCAGCATGGGTTGCGCGCCACGTATGCCCTGGGCCTGCGCACGCTGACCTTGCAGACCGGCCGCAGCTTCCGCACCGATCTGCACCTGGACGAGGACGAACTGGCGATCCGCGTGGGCGGCTCGGCCAGCCGCGCCTTGTTCGCGTTCTACGAACACAAGGCCGAAGCGCATGGCTCGGCCTCCGTGCAGGGCTTGATCGAGGAAGACAGCCACGTCCTGTACGAAGGCGTCACCACCGATCACCCCTTGCTGTCGCGTGCGCTGCACGACCCGGAGATCGGCAAACTGCTGTCCGCGCCCATGTTGGTCTGCACGGTGGACCACATGGTGCCGGCCACCGAGTCGCTGCGCGCTGGCCGCCAGATCGCGCCGATGCTGCGCTTGATGAGCGCGGACCTGATCCTCGACGAACTGGACGACTACGACCTCGACGACCTGCCCGCATTGACCAGGCTGGTGCACTGGGCCGGCATGCTCGGCACGCGCGTCGTGCTGTCCTCGGCCACGCTGCCGCCGTCCTTGGTTACCGGCATGTACCAGGCTTACCGCGCGGGACGCCAGCACTACCGGCGCAACCGTGGAGAAGACGGCGGCCGGCCCGACGCGGCGCTGGCGGTCCCTTGCCTGTGGAGCGACGAGTTCGGCGTGCAGGTCGCCGCATGCGCAGGCGGCAGCAGTTTCCTCGACCAGCACACGCAGTTCGTCGACAAGCGCGCCACGAGGCTCGCCAAGGCCACGCCATTGCGACGCGGCGAACTGCTGCCGCTGGACCTGCCGCCTCATCTGCAGGATGCGTCACTGCATGCCGCATTCGCCGCGCATGTCCGCGATGCCTGCCTGCGCTTGCATGGCGCGCATGCGGAACACGATCCTGTCAGCGGCAAGCGCATCAGTTTTGGCCTGGTGCGCATGGCCAACATCGACCCCCTGTTCGGTGTCGCGCAGGCCTTGTATGCCGCTGGGGCGCCGCAGGACACGCAGATCCACCTGTGCGTCTATCACGCCCGCTTTCCACTGGTGCAACGCTCGGCCATCGAGCACCAGCTCGACGCGGCCTTCGATCGGCGTGGCGATGGCAAGCGCGTCTACGGCCTGCCGGCCATCCGTGCGCTGATCGACGCCCACCCGCAACGCGAGCAGATGTTCGTGGTGCTGGCATCCCCGGTGTGCGAGGTCGGTCGCGACTGGGACGCCGATTGGGCAGTGGCCGAACCTTCGTCGATGCGCTCGCTGATCCAGCTCGCCGGGCGCGTGCAACGCCATCGCGGCATCACCGGCGACGCGCCGAACGTGCTGATCTTCGACACCAACCTGCGGCACTTTCAAGTTGGCAGCCAGGACTGCCGGATCTATCTCAGACCTGGGTTCGAGAAGGAAGGAACGGGTAAATCCGCAAAGCGTTTCCAACTGACCAGCCCATGGCTGCACGATTCCCTGCTCGCGGACGAATACCGCACGCTCACGGCCTTGCCACGCATCCGGCCACGGCCGAACGCGCAGTGGCAGCCGTCCAGCAGCTTCGTCGACCTGGAACAGGCCCGCATCGCCACCTGCATGCTGAAAGACCTGGCGGCCGACGCATCCAGCGGCCTGTCCGCCCCGCTGGAATCCGACCAGGCGGCCGTCGCCTGGAAATACCCGCAGGCCGCCCTGACCGGCATGCTGCCTCAGCAACAACCGTTCCGCCACGATAGCCAACCCAGCACCACGTTGGTGTTCCTGCCGGACGAGGACGAGGCACCGCGCCTGCACCGGATCGAACAATCGCCAGGTGGTCGCGGCACCGATCTCTATGTGCGCATCGAGCAGAGCCAACGGCGCGAGATCGTACTGACTCCCGCCCCCGGCATCGGCCCATGGGGCAGCTTCGATCTGGCAAGCCTGCTCGCCGAGCAGGCCGAGTACCTCGATCTGTCATTGGATGACTGCGCAAAGAAGCTGGCCACGGTGAAGGTGCCGGCCAATGACCAGGGTTGGCGGTATCACCCGTGGTTGGGGTTTGCAAAATTCAAAGGAGGATGA
- the cas1f gene encoding type I-F CRISPR-associated endonuclease Cas1f → MEELSASDLKTILHSKRANIYYLQHCRVLVNGGRVEYVTDAGKRSLYWNIPIANTTTVLLGTGTSVTQAAMRELAKAGVLVGFCGGGGTPLFSANEMDVEVAWFSPQSEYRPTEYLQAWVSFWFEDDLRLMAAKAFQHARALRIGEQWQQRALKEAGFAPDGARLDALLAKTRRTIEQAQDSTALLTEEARLTKALFKLAVDTVGYGDFTRAKRGSGTDPANRFLDHGNYLAYGLGATASWVLGLPHGLAVLHGKTRRGGLVFDIADLVKDASILPQAFLSAMRGDDEQAFRRNCIEALTRSESLDFMLDTLKAVALQTAAAKSAEPAR, encoded by the coding sequence ATGGAAGAACTGTCGGCATCGGACCTCAAGACCATCCTGCATTCCAAGCGCGCGAACATCTACTACCTGCAGCACTGCCGCGTCCTCGTCAACGGTGGCCGGGTCGAATACGTCACCGACGCAGGCAAGCGCTCGCTGTACTGGAACATCCCGATCGCCAATACCACCACGGTCTTGCTAGGCACCGGCACGTCCGTCACACAGGCGGCGATGCGTGAACTGGCCAAGGCAGGCGTGCTCGTGGGCTTTTGCGGTGGCGGCGGCACGCCGCTGTTCTCGGCCAACGAAATGGATGTGGAGGTTGCCTGGTTCTCGCCGCAGAGCGAGTATCGGCCCACCGAGTATCTGCAGGCCTGGGTGTCTTTCTGGTTCGAGGACGACTTGCGGCTGATGGCCGCCAAGGCATTCCAACACGCACGTGCGCTGCGTATCGGCGAACAATGGCAACAGCGCGCGCTCAAGGAAGCGGGCTTCGCGCCGGATGGCGCCAGACTGGATGCACTGCTGGCGAAAACCCGCCGCACCATTGAGCAGGCCCAGGACAGCACCGCGTTGCTGACCGAAGAGGCCAGGCTGACCAAGGCATTGTTCAAACTCGCCGTCGACACCGTTGGCTATGGCGACTTCACCCGCGCCAAGCGCGGCAGCGGAACCGATCCGGCCAACCGTTTTCTCGATCACGGTAACTACCTGGCCTATGGCCTGGGCGCGACCGCCAGCTGGGTGCTGGGCCTGCCGCACGGCCTGGCGGTACTACACGGCAAGACCCGGCGCGGCGGCCTGGTGTTCGACATCGCGGACTTGGTGAAGGACGCCAGCATCCTGCCGCAGGCATTCCTGTCGGCGATGCGCGGAGACGACGAACAGGCCTTCCGTCGCAACTGCATCGAAGCCCTGACCCGCAGCGAATCCCTGGACTTCATGCTGGACACGCTCAAGGCCGTCGCACTGCAGACCGCGGCAGCGAAGAGCGCGGAGCCTGCGCGGTGA
- a CDS encoding MBL fold metallo-hydrolase produces the protein MDPVVLTQSRQLPHAASHAASPQFRNGRFRNTLPTSLSTPGVLGGLRLLWEVLFNKPAHTVPSQALPVTPLTAAQLQAAPDHSLFRLGHSTVLMKLRGGLWLTDPVFSKRASPFAFAGPKRFHAPPIALDALPPLAGVILSHNHYDHLDRATIRALADRVGVFVAPLGVGDLLVRWGVDPTKVQQLDWWQSVQVDGLTLTATPSRHFSGRGLFDRDRTLWCSWAIQDADLRVFFSGDGGYGPHFKEIGRRLGPFDVALIENGAYDPLWPDVHMQPEQSLQACIDIGGRTLLPIHNGTFDLAMHAWSEPFERIVALAAAANVPLTTPQMGERVDLRQPATGERWWRTLPKTQALAQ, from the coding sequence ATGGATCCTGTCGTGCTCACCCAGTCCCGTCAGCTGCCCCACGCCGCATCGCACGCCGCTTCGCCGCAATTTCGCAATGGGCGCTTTCGCAACACACTGCCGACCTCGCTGAGCACCCCCGGGGTTCTGGGCGGGCTGCGCTTGCTGTGGGAGGTGTTGTTCAACAAGCCGGCCCACACGGTGCCGTCGCAGGCGCTGCCGGTCACGCCGTTGACTGCGGCGCAGCTGCAGGCGGCGCCGGATCACAGCCTGTTCCGGCTGGGTCACTCCACTGTGCTGATGAAGCTGCGTGGCGGCCTGTGGCTGACCGACCCGGTGTTTTCCAAGCGCGCCTCGCCGTTTGCGTTCGCAGGGCCCAAGCGCTTCCACGCGCCGCCGATCGCCCTGGATGCGTTGCCGCCGCTGGCCGGGGTGATCCTGTCGCACAACCATTACGACCATCTGGACCGCGCCACCATCCGTGCGTTGGCCGACCGCGTTGGCGTGTTCGTCGCGCCGCTGGGCGTGGGCGATCTGCTGGTGCGCTGGGGCGTGGATCCGACCAAGGTGCAGCAGCTGGACTGGTGGCAGTCGGTGCAGGTCGATGGCCTGACGCTCACCGCCACGCCGTCGCGGCATTTCTCCGGCCGCGGCCTGTTCGATCGCGACCGCACGCTGTGGTGCTCGTGGGCGATCCAGGATGCCGACCTGCGCGTGTTCTTCAGCGGCGACGGTGGTTACGGCCCGCATTTCAAGGAGATCGGCCGACGCCTGGGGCCGTTCGATGTGGCGCTGATCGAAAACGGCGCCTACGACCCACTGTGGCCGGATGTGCACATGCAGCCGGAGCAGAGCCTGCAGGCCTGCATCGACATCGGCGGCCGCACCCTGCTGCCGATCCACAACGGCACCTTCGATCTGGCCATGCATGCCTGGTCCGAACCGTTCGAGCGCATCGTCGCGCTGGCGGCGGCCGCCAACGTGCCGCTGACCACGCCGCAGATGGGCGAGCGGGTGGACCTGCGCCAGCCGGCCACCGGCGAGCGCTGGTGGCGCACGCTGCCCAAAACGCAGGCGCTGGCGCAATGA
- a CDS encoding TetR/AcrR family transcriptional regulator → MSSSSDPAPAPQRLTDRKRHAIVEAAIAQFRQHGFEATSMDRVAAAAGVSKRTVYNHFPSKDALFGEILRGLWQRSAEAVSLAYRPDQSLRMQLTQLLQQKLRLLDDAAFIDLSRVAIAEGIHSPERARALLAQLGSKEEGTTTWLRAAQADGRLAPVDPEFASQQLQSLIKGFAFWPQLALGQPPLSADQQTQVAESAVAMFLALYGRT, encoded by the coding sequence ATGTCCAGTTCATCCGATCCGGCCCCGGCGCCGCAGCGGCTCACCGACCGCAAGCGCCACGCCATTGTCGAGGCGGCCATCGCACAGTTCCGCCAGCACGGGTTCGAGGCCACCAGCATGGATCGGGTCGCCGCCGCCGCTGGTGTCTCCAAGCGCACCGTCTACAACCATTTCCCCAGCAAGGACGCCTTGTTCGGCGAGATCCTGCGCGGGCTATGGCAACGCAGTGCCGAGGCGGTGAGCCTGGCCTATCGCCCAGACCAATCATTGCGCATGCAGTTGACGCAATTGCTGCAGCAGAAGCTGCGCCTGCTCGACGATGCGGCCTTCATCGATCTCTCGCGCGTGGCCATTGCCGAAGGCATCCACTCGCCGGAGCGCGCACGCGCGCTGCTGGCGCAGCTGGGCAGCAAGGAAGAGGGCACCACCACCTGGCTGCGCGCTGCGCAGGCCGATGGCCGCCTGGCGCCGGTGGACCCGGAATTCGCCTCGCAACAGCTGCAGTCGCTGATCAAGGGCTTTGCGTTCTGGCCGCAGCTGGCGCTGGGACAGCCGCCGCTGTCGGCCGACCAGCAGACCCAGGTGGCCGAGTCGGCGGTGGCGATGTTCCTGGCGCTGTACGGGCGCACGTAA
- a CDS encoding VOC family protein, translated as MQHSAQHHRIDYLEFAVTSIATAKAFYAAAFDWTFQDYGQDYCEFRDGRLSGGFFHGAPQPGGALVVLASDDLAASQARIEAAGGAITRPVFAFPGGRRFHFTDPHGYALAVWTQDAAGA; from the coding sequence ATGCAACACAGCGCACAGCATCACCGTATCGACTATCTGGAATTTGCCGTGACCTCCATCGCCACCGCCAAGGCGTTCTACGCTGCGGCGTTCGACTGGACGTTCCAGGACTATGGCCAGGACTATTGCGAGTTCCGCGATGGCCGCCTGAGCGGCGGCTTCTTCCATGGCGCCCCGCAACCAGGTGGCGCCCTGGTGGTCCTGGCCTCGGACGATCTGGCGGCCTCCCAGGCACGCATCGAAGCTGCTGGCGGCGCCATTACCCGCCCGGTGTTCGCATTCCCGGGCGGGCGACGTTTCCACTTCACCGACCCGCACGGCTACGCGCTGGCGGTGTGGACCCAGGATGCTGCTGGCGCGTGA